One region of Lactobacillus johnsonii genomic DNA includes:
- a CDS encoding GntR family transcriptional regulator, with the protein MTDLVYRSVMRDIKQKILNNEYEDMRLPDERSLSDYYHVSRSSMKRALGLLAQQGIVFKKRGSGTFINPLYLKNQALFKYEGSNLGITDSFSVPGKKQSIELLDYQVIKVDEDLRQDLFLKDSDFVYQIKRLRLLDDQPFLIETGFIPIKITPELNPDILKGSLFNYLEDTQNKTVTRSFLTITVEPSTLEDQSKLMLAPNEPVGVMEGIFFLDDGTPFEVSNMRIHYKYMKYNTFVNLSQE; encoded by the coding sequence ATGACTGATTTAGTCTATCGCTCAGTAATGCGCGATATTAAACAAAAAATACTTAATAATGAATATGAAGATATGCGTTTGCCTGATGAGCGTAGCCTAAGCGACTATTATCATGTAAGTCGTTCATCGATGAAGCGCGCTTTAGGTTTGCTTGCTCAGCAAGGGATAGTTTTTAAAAAAAGAGGTAGCGGAACATTTATTAATCCGCTCTATTTGAAGAATCAAGCGCTTTTTAAGTATGAAGGATCAAATTTAGGTATTACTGATTCCTTTAGTGTTCCCGGTAAGAAGCAAAGTATTGAGCTGTTAGACTATCAGGTAATTAAGGTCGACGAAGATTTAAGACAGGATTTATTTTTAAAAGATTCAGATTTTGTTTATCAAATAAAACGACTTCGTTTGTTAGACGATCAGCCATTTTTAATTGAAACAGGATTTATTCCTATTAAGATTACTCCAGAATTAAATCCGGATATTCTTAAAGGATCGCTATTTAACTACTTAGAAGATACACAAAATAAAACTGTAACACGTTCATTCTTAACAATTACAGTTGAGCCATCAACTTTAGAAGATCAGTCTAAATTGATGCTGGCACCTAATGAACCTGTAGGTGTAATGGAAGGTATTTTCTTTTTAGATGATGGGACTCCATTTGAAGTTTCAAATATGAGAATTCATTATAAATACATGAAGTACAATACTTTTGTTAACTTAAGTCAAGAATAA
- a CDS encoding phosphoketolase family protein: MAVNYDSQEYLKSVDAYWRAANYLSVGQLFLMNNPLLKRDLKAEDVKPKPIGHWGTIVPQNFIYAHLNRAIKKYDLNMFYIEGSGHGGQVMVSNSYLDGSYTERYPEITQDEKGMARLFKQFSFPGGVASHAAPETPGSIHEGGELGYSLSHGVGAILDNPDVIAAVEIGDGESETGPLATSWFSSKFINPIKDGAVIPILQINGFKISNPTIVSRMSDEDLTKYFEGMGWKPYFVSAYKDGEFNGYKDHMEVHQEMAKTMDEVVEEIKAIQKHARENNDDSLVKWPMIVFRVPKGWTGPKFDLDGNPIENSFRAHQIPIPVAQDDMTHKEMLTDWMESYKPEELFNEDGSPKDIVKENILSGDQRMAMNPVTNGGIDPKVLNMPDYRDFAIKFDKPGSVEKQDMAEWAKYLDKMSELNPTNFRGFGPDETKSNRLFQLLDNQKRQWMESIHTPNDENLAHEGRVIDSQLSEHQDEGWLEGYVLTGRHGFFATYEAFGRVVDSMLTQHMKWLRKAKEQTWRHDYPALNLVDTSTVFQQDHNGYTHQDPGMLTHLYEKNRPDLIHEYLPADTNSLLAVSDKAFRDRECINVLVTSKQPRPQWFSIEEAKKLADKGLGYVDWASTDKGAKPDVVFASTGTEPTIESLAAIDLLHKKFPDLKIRYINVIDVMKLMSPEKNPNAISNEEFNRLFPKGTPVIFAWHGFKPMMESIWFDRGRGKDDVHIHGYEENGDITTPFDMRVLNHMDCYDLAKDVVESIPDLSEKNADFIDEMDSLLAKHHQYIRDNGKDMPEVTEWQWNGLK, encoded by the coding sequence ATGGCAGTGAATTACGATTCTCAAGAATACTTAAAGAGTGTTGACGCATACTGGCGTGCAGCTAACTACTTATCAGTGGGACAATTATTTTTAATGAATAATCCTTTACTTAAGAGAGACTTAAAGGCAGAAGATGTAAAACCTAAGCCAATCGGTCACTGGGGTACAATTGTGCCGCAAAACTTTATCTATGCACATTTAAATCGTGCAATTAAGAAATATGATTTAAATATGTTCTATATTGAAGGTTCTGGTCATGGTGGCCAAGTAATGGTATCTAATTCATACTTAGATGGTTCATATACTGAGCGCTACCCAGAAATTACCCAAGATGAAAAGGGAATGGCTAGGTTATTTAAGCAATTTAGTTTTCCTGGTGGAGTTGCTTCTCATGCTGCTCCAGAAACTCCTGGATCAATCCATGAAGGTGGGGAATTAGGTTACTCACTATCTCATGGTGTTGGTGCAATTTTAGATAATCCGGATGTAATTGCTGCAGTTGAAATTGGTGATGGTGAATCAGAAACTGGTCCACTTGCTACTTCTTGGTTTTCGAGTAAGTTCATTAACCCAATTAAAGATGGGGCAGTTATTCCTATCTTGCAAATCAATGGCTTTAAGATCTCTAATCCAACCATCGTTTCTAGAATGAGTGACGAAGACTTAACTAAGTACTTTGAAGGAATGGGTTGGAAGCCATACTTTGTTTCTGCATATAAAGACGGTGAATTTAATGGGTATAAAGACCACATGGAAGTTCACCAAGAAATGGCAAAGACAATGGACGAAGTTGTTGAAGAGATTAAGGCTATTCAAAAGCATGCGCGTGAAAACAATGATGATTCCTTAGTGAAGTGGCCAATGATCGTCTTTAGAGTACCTAAAGGTTGGACCGGTCCAAAATTTGATCTAGATGGCAATCCAATTGAAAATAGTTTCCGTGCTCACCAAATTCCAATTCCTGTTGCTCAAGATGACATGACTCATAAAGAAATGCTTACTGATTGGATGGAAAGCTATAAGCCAGAAGAATTATTCAATGAAGATGGCTCACCAAAAGATATCGTTAAGGAAAATATCTTATCAGGCGACCAAAGAATGGCTATGAATCCAGTAACCAACGGTGGTATTGATCCAAAAGTCTTAAATATGCCTGATTACCGTGACTTTGCAATTAAATTTGATAAACCTGGTTCTGTTGAAAAACAAGATATGGCCGAATGGGCAAAATATTTAGACAAGATGTCTGAATTGAATCCAACTAATTTCCGTGGTTTTGGTCCTGATGAAACTAAATCTAATCGTTTATTCCAACTTTTAGATAATCAAAAACGTCAATGGATGGAAAGTATTCATACTCCAAATGATGAAAACTTAGCTCACGAAGGTCGTGTGATTGACTCACAATTGTCAGAACACCAAGATGAAGGTTGGCTTGAAGGATATGTATTAACTGGTCGTCACGGATTCTTTGCTACTTATGAAGCATTTGGTCGTGTAGTTGATTCAATGCTTACTCAACATATGAAATGGTTGAGAAAAGCTAAAGAGCAAACTTGGAGACATGATTATCCAGCTTTAAACTTAGTTGATACTTCAACTGTTTTCCAGCAAGATCACAATGGTTATACTCACCAAGATCCAGGTATGTTAACTCATTTGTATGAAAAGAATCGTCCAGATTTAATTCACGAATACTTGCCAGCAGATACTAACTCTCTTCTTGCTGTATCTGATAAGGCATTTAGAGATCGCGAATGCATCAATGTTTTAGTAACTTCTAAACAACCTCGTCCTCAGTGGTTCTCAATTGAAGAAGCTAAAAAATTAGCTGATAAAGGTCTTGGGTATGTTGACTGGGCATCAACTGATAAGGGCGCTAAGCCAGATGTTGTTTTTGCTTCAACTGGTACTGAACCAACAATTGAATCTTTAGCTGCCATTGACTTACTTCATAAAAAATTCCCAGACTTAAAGATTCGCTACATTAATGTGATTGATGTCATGAAATTAATGTCACCAGAAAAGAATCCAAATGCAATCAGTAATGAAGAATTTAACCGTCTTTTCCCTAAAGGTACACCTGTTATCTTCGCATGGCATGGATTTAAGCCAATGATGGAATCAATTTGGTTTGATCGTGGTCGTGGTAAAGATGATGTTCATATTCATGGATATGAAGAAAATGGTGACATTACTACTCCTTTTGATATGCGTGTTTTGAACCACATGGACTGCTATGATTTAGCAAAGGATGTAGTAGAGAGTATTCCTGATTTAAGTGAAAAGAATGCTGACTTCATTGATGAAATGGACAGCTTGCTTGCTAAACACCATCAATATATCCGTGATAATGGTAAAGATATGCCAGAAGTTACTGAATGGCAATGGAATGGCTTAAAATAA
- a CDS encoding nucleoside hydrolase: MSKKPLIISTDPGIDDIAAMTISLFADELDVKMIVPTWGNVSLEHTLQNTLDLEKFLHTKVPVVRGANQPLVRPAISAASVHGETGIAGFEFEKASDELLEPGLAATKMYEIIKNSPEKVTLLGVGPLTDFALLFKQYPDVVKNIAEVYIMGGNIGHGNHSPFAEYNIAGDPEAAQIVFHSGLPVYVAPLEIGDKAHLTQDQMDKIKECGEVGKMLYLMFSNIHEPDGDTRIKIYDPTAVGIMLHPKFFTLKPANVEIELAGRYTYGASVMDFLSEKHNAQIATDVDTEKFAAWFIDGIKAANNGRK; encoded by the coding sequence ATGTCAAAAAAGCCCTTAATTATTAGTACAGATCCAGGTATTGATGATATTGCTGCAATGACAATCAGTCTTTTTGCAGATGAACTTGATGTTAAAATGATTGTTCCAACCTGGGGAAATGTTTCTTTAGAACATACTTTACAAAATACTCTTGATTTAGAGAAATTTTTACATACAAAAGTTCCTGTAGTCAGGGGAGCTAATCAGCCATTAGTACGTCCAGCAATTAGTGCAGCTTCTGTTCATGGTGAAACAGGAATTGCTGGCTTTGAATTCGAAAAAGCTAGTGATGAATTATTAGAGCCAGGGCTGGCTGCTACGAAGATGTATGAAATAATTAAAAACAGTCCTGAAAAAGTTACTTTATTAGGAGTTGGTCCTTTAACTGACTTTGCCCTTTTATTTAAGCAATACCCTGATGTGGTAAAAAATATTGCTGAAGTTTATATTATGGGTGGAAACATTGGGCATGGAAACCATAGTCCATTTGCGGAATATAATATTGCAGGTGATCCAGAAGCAGCACAAATTGTTTTCCATTCCGGCTTGCCAGTTTATGTAGCTCCACTTGAAATTGGAGATAAGGCTCATTTAACTCAAGATCAAATGGACAAGATTAAAGAATGCGGTGAAGTTGGTAAAATGCTTTATTTGATGTTTTCTAATATTCATGAACCCGATGGAGATACTCGAATTAAGATTTATGATCCAACAGCAGTTGGAATTATGCTTCATCCTAAATTCTTTACTTTAAAGCCAGCCAATGTTGAAATTGAATTAGCTGGACGCTATACATATGGTGCTAGTGTGATGGATTTCTTAAGTGAAAAACATAATGCACAAATTGCAACAGACGTTGATACAGAGAAGTTTGCAGCTTGGTTCATTGATGGTATCAAGGCTGCCAATAATGGGAGAAAATAA
- a CDS encoding Dps family protein, with protein MAYPKTKKIMNEIVADLTQTHMVVHQHHWYMLGRGFLKLHPYLDGVMEELAEQQDGVAERLIAINGNPISTYEEVLEETNVPDQIGSWDLSIEERFQLIINAYKQLRDDYERGIKISEGEGDDSTNDLLISYHTAIEKRIWMMSAELGQRPGEGE; from the coding sequence ATGGCTTATCCAAAAACTAAAAAAATTATGAATGAAATTGTTGCTGATTTAACTCAAACTCACATGGTTGTTCACCAACACCATTGGTACATGCTTGGAAGAGGATTTTTGAAATTGCACCCATATTTAGATGGTGTAATGGAAGAGTTGGCTGAGCAACAAGATGGGGTTGCTGAAAGATTAATTGCTATTAATGGTAATCCGATTTCTACCTATGAAGAAGTATTAGAAGAAACCAATGTTCCAGATCAAATCGGTAGCTGGGACTTATCAATTGAAGAAAGATTCCAACTAATTATAAATGCATACAAACAATTGCGAGATGATTATGAAAGAGGGATCAAGATTAGTGAAGGTGAGGGAGACGACTCAACTAATGATTTATTGATTTCTTACCATACTGCAATTGAAAAGAGAATTTGGATGATGTCAGCTGAACTTGGTCAACGTCCAGGTGAAGGTGAATAG
- a CDS encoding bacteriocin immunity protein, producing the protein MLEKPITKHDEIITVLKDLYTSFNKVQIKAYLPLEQTILKVIAKAENHDDAAAWSNKLAMYLQSQIVLKQIPITKEQDTLINFLSEQCKNTNLNYVYLSPIDDSLQFD; encoded by the coding sequence ATGTTAGAAAAACCTATTACAAAGCACGATGAAATTATCACAGTATTAAAAGATTTATATACTAGTTTCAATAAAGTTCAAATTAAAGCATATCTTCCGCTTGAGCAGACAATTTTAAAAGTCATAGCTAAAGCCGAAAACCACGATGATGCAGCTGCTTGGAGCAATAAGTTAGCTATGTATTTGCAATCTCAAATAGTACTTAAGCAAATCCCAATTACTAAGGAACAAGATACTTTAATTAATTTCCTCAGTGAGCAATGTAAAAACACTAACTTAAACTATGTATATCTATCCCCTATTGACGATAGTTTGCAATTTGATTAA
- the phoU gene encoding phosphate signaling complex protein PhoU produces MHEVFLDELRKLNTRFMGMGIDVSEAIEEATQAFVEHDKKLAQSLVKDDQKVSRAATKVEKRTLKLMALQQPVASDFRNVISILKATNDLERIGENANSIAWETIRVKGNPRIPEVEAIIKSMAKKVNFMLDQVLKAYVQGDEKLAREVAKKDDEVDEEYVKARKLIISGIKQDPEAAVASSSYFMVIRLLERIGDHVVNLAQWVVYKMSGELVDLNTKDTDEMTEL; encoded by the coding sequence ATGCATGAAGTTTTTTTAGATGAATTACGTAAGTTGAATACTCGTTTCATGGGAATGGGCATTGATGTTAGTGAAGCGATTGAAGAAGCAACACAAGCTTTTGTTGAACATGATAAAAAACTAGCTCAAAGTTTAGTCAAAGATGATCAAAAAGTTTCGCGTGCTGCTACAAAAGTTGAAAAAAGAACCTTAAAATTGATGGCTCTTCAGCAACCAGTTGCTAGTGACTTTAGAAATGTCATTAGTATCTTAAAGGCTACTAATGACTTAGAACGAATTGGTGAAAATGCTAATTCAATTGCTTGGGAAACAATTCGAGTAAAGGGAAATCCTCGTATTCCAGAAGTTGAAGCAATTATTAAGTCAATGGCTAAGAAAGTTAACTTTATGCTAGATCAAGTTTTAAAAGCCTATGTACAAGGTGATGAAAAATTAGCTCGTGAAGTTGCTAAAAAAGATGATGAAGTAGATGAGGAATATGTAAAAGCACGTAAGTTGATTATTTCTGGAATTAAACAAGATCCAGAGGCAGCAGTTGCTTCTTCAAGCTACTTTATGGTAATTCGTTTACTTGAACGAATTGGTGACCACGTCGTTAATTTAGCACAATGGGTTGTCTATAAAATGTCAGGAGAATTAGTAGATTTAAATACTAAGGATACTGATGAGATGACCGAATTATAA
- the rbsK gene encoding ribokinase, with protein sequence MNKVTIVGSINVDNIMHIKKLPQPGETIAMSEFSKAAGGKGANQAVASSRAKNETIFVGRIGDDDNGRFMLEQFKENGINVDHVAVTPNQQTGQAYILLQETGQNSIIIQHGANFDVTAEDVRNAKDQIEDSDFVIAQFETPIEATIEAFKIAREAGKITILNPAPARTDIPEELLELTDLITPNETEAESITGIKVDSEESMKKSSEIFHQMGIKGVIITIGERGSYVSYEDIEEIVPAFKVKAVDTTAAGDTFLGALSSELKPDLSNLRDSVIYASKSSSFTVQKLGAFPSIPTREVVEEALKEKN encoded by the coding sequence ATGAATAAAGTTACAATTGTTGGTTCAATTAACGTTGATAATATTATGCATATTAAGAAACTCCCTCAACCAGGAGAAACAATAGCAATGTCTGAATTTTCAAAAGCTGCTGGTGGTAAGGGAGCAAATCAAGCCGTAGCAAGTAGTCGAGCAAAAAATGAAACAATTTTTGTTGGACGTATTGGAGATGATGACAATGGTCGCTTTATGCTTGAACAATTTAAAGAAAATGGAATTAATGTTGACCATGTAGCTGTAACGCCAAACCAACAAACTGGACAAGCTTATATTTTGCTTCAAGAGACAGGACAAAATTCAATTATTATTCAACATGGTGCAAATTTTGACGTAACAGCAGAAGATGTTAGAAATGCAAAAGATCAAATTGAAGATAGCGATTTTGTGATTGCTCAATTTGAAACACCAATTGAAGCAACTATTGAAGCTTTTAAGATTGCTAGAGAAGCGGGTAAAATTACTATTTTAAATCCTGCGCCAGCTCGTACTGATATTCCAGAAGAATTATTAGAATTAACCGACTTGATTACTCCTAATGAAACTGAAGCTGAGAGTATTACAGGAATTAAAGTTGACAGTGAGGAGTCAATGAAGAAGAGTAGCGAAATTTTTCATCAAATGGGAATTAAGGGTGTAATTATCACAATTGGTGAACGTGGATCGTATGTTTCTTATGAAGACATTGAAGAGATTGTTCCTGCTTTCAAAGTAAAGGCAGTTGATACAACGGCAGCCGGTGATACATTCTTAGGCGCTTTATCTAGCGAATTGAAGCCTGATTTAAGTAACTTAAGAGATAGTGTGATTTATGCATCCAAATCATCCTCATTTACAGTTCAAAAATTAGGTGCATTTCCATCTATTCCAACTAGAGAAGTAGTTGAAGAAGCTTTGAAGGAGAAGAACTGA
- the rpiA gene encoding ribose-5-phosphate isomerase RpiA, with amino-acid sequence MNKTEQDQLKKEAATKAANMVEPNSVLGVGTGSTVAFFIDALGERKEKEGFSLKHIVTTSNRSKKQLEGLGFKVDELADIDQADLTVDGADRVDDNLDGIKGGGGALTLEKNVAINSKKIIWIVDESKLVHHLSGFPLPVEVLPVSAEQNFKRFEAEGLKPQWRLDDQGKRYVTHYGNYIVDLAADPTPVPHGLADYLDHTVGVVEHGLFLDMCDEVIIAHSDGTIEDKKGK; translated from the coding sequence ATGAATAAGACAGAGCAAGATCAATTAAAAAAAGAAGCAGCTACTAAAGCTGCTAATATGGTAGAGCCTAATTCTGTTTTAGGAGTTGGAACAGGCTCAACAGTTGCTTTTTTTATCGATGCATTAGGTGAACGCAAAGAAAAAGAAGGATTTAGTTTAAAGCATATTGTTACTACTTCTAACCGTAGTAAGAAGCAACTTGAAGGACTAGGCTTTAAGGTTGATGAATTAGCTGATATTGATCAAGCTGATTTAACAGTAGATGGCGCTGATCGAGTTGACGATAATCTAGATGGAATCAAAGGCGGTGGTGGTGCCTTAACTTTAGAAAAAAATGTTGCCATCAACTCAAAGAAAATTATTTGGATTGTTGATGAATCAAAACTGGTTCACCATCTCAGCGGTTTCCCGCTTCCAGTTGAAGTATTACCAGTATCTGCTGAACAAAACTTTAAACGTTTTGAAGCAGAAGGGTTGAAGCCTCAATGGCGTTTAGATGATCAAGGAAAGCGTTACGTAACTCATTACGGTAACTACATCGTTGATTTAGCTGCTGATCCAACTCCCGTACCACACGGTTTAGCTGATTATCTAGATCATACAGTTGGTGTAGTTGAGCACGGTTTATTTTTAGACATGTGTGATGAAGTTATCATTGCTCATAGTGATGGTACAATTGAAGACAAGAAGGGAAAATAA
- a CDS encoding YfcC family protein codes for MRDTVQKKKKHQFPTAYTVIIIVLLLVQILTFFIPSGNYATLEYDQPSKEFVITKPNGSKHKEAATQKTLDKYKVKIDVKKFTSGTIYKPVAIPDSYEKINQKKPGLGGAIYQFLSSQVNGIAQSIDIIAFVLILGGCIGVVHANGAIDAGMQALSKKIKGKQVLLIVLVMGLIAIGGTTFGLAEETMAFYPILIPVFLLAGFDRMTVVATIFLGTSIGTMASTINPFSTVIASNTAGVNFTDALPLRICMWATCVIVGMIYVILYAKKVQKNPKASYVYNDFAKEDQEYMNQNQTVQESKFTWRQKLTLLVFAIAFIVMIWGVQQKGWYFTEIAVVFLATGYIFAFVSGLSEHKFVESFVNGAADLLGVALTIGLARAVSIVMEESHTSDTIMNFFSQQVSGMPPLLFIWFMFLVYIILGFFIQSSSGLAVLSMPIMAPLANVVGIDRASIIDAYNWGQGFISLIAPTGLILMSLMMVNIGFNKWFKFCWKLLVIEFGICLAFLAIGLVVY; via the coding sequence ATGCGCGATACAGTACAAAAAAAGAAGAAACATCAATTTCCAACAGCATATACAGTTATCATTATTGTTCTATTATTGGTACAGATTTTAACGTTTTTTATACCATCAGGTAATTATGCAACGCTTGAATATGATCAACCAAGTAAAGAGTTTGTAATTACAAAACCAAATGGTAGCAAGCATAAAGAAGCAGCAACCCAAAAAACGTTAGATAAATATAAAGTTAAGATTGATGTTAAAAAGTTTACCAGTGGGACTATCTATAAACCGGTGGCCATTCCTGATTCCTATGAAAAAATTAATCAGAAAAAGCCAGGACTTGGCGGAGCAATTTATCAATTTCTTTCTTCACAAGTAAACGGAATTGCTCAAAGTATCGATATTATTGCCTTTGTTTTAATTCTAGGTGGTTGTATTGGAGTCGTTCATGCAAATGGTGCAATTGATGCTGGAATGCAGGCACTTTCTAAAAAAATTAAAGGTAAACAGGTTTTATTGATTGTCTTAGTAATGGGATTAATTGCTATTGGGGGAACAACATTTGGTTTAGCTGAAGAAACAATGGCTTTTTATCCGATCCTAATCCCAGTCTTCTTATTAGCAGGGTTTGATAGGATGACAGTTGTTGCGACGATCTTTTTAGGTACAAGTATTGGGACGATGGCATCAACTATTAACCCATTTTCAACTGTAATTGCTTCAAATACGGCTGGGGTCAATTTTACAGATGCATTGCCGCTTAGAATTTGTATGTGGGCAACTTGTGTGATTGTAGGGATGATTTATGTGATTCTTTATGCTAAAAAAGTGCAAAAGAATCCTAAAGCTTCATATGTTTATAATGACTTCGCTAAAGAAGATCAAGAATATATGAATCAAAATCAAACTGTGCAAGAAAGTAAATTTACTTGGCGTCAAAAATTAACTTTGCTTGTCTTTGCAATTGCTTTTATTGTAATGATTTGGGGTGTTCAACAAAAGGGATGGTACTTTACTGAAATTGCAGTTGTCTTCTTAGCAACGGGCTACATTTTCGCCTTTGTTTCAGGCTTAAGTGAGCATAAATTCGTTGAGAGCTTTGTAAATGGTGCTGCAGACTTATTGGGTGTGGCTTTAACAATTGGCCTAGCACGTGCTGTTTCTATTGTAATGGAAGAAAGTCATACTAGTGACACAATTATGAATTTCTTTAGCCAACAAGTTTCTGGTATGCCACCATTATTATTTATTTGGTTCATGTTCTTAGTCTACATTATTCTTGGTTTCTTTATTCAGTCATCTTCTGGCTTAGCAGTTCTTTCTATGCCAATTATGGCACCGCTAGCTAACGTGGTTGGAATTGATCGAGCAAGTATCATTGACGCTTATAATTGGGGTCAAGGGTTCATTAGTTTAATTGCACCAACTGGATTAATTTTAATGAGTTTAATGATGGTAAATATTGGGTTCAATAAATGGTTTAAGTTTTGTTGGAAACTATTAGTTATTGAATTTGGCATTTGTTTAGCCTTTTTAGCAATTGGTTTAGTTGTTTACTAA
- a CDS encoding DeoR/GlpR family DNA-binding transcription regulator has translation MQSQVERLDLIRQKLDEEKTISTREIMKLCHVSFDTARRDVIKLTSTGQAIRIHGGLMKIKQGTVPDYNSRVHVLSPIKNKIAKMTAKYLTADKLIYLNASTTISQLCHYLKGLNATIMTNSIDNAGALMMDNLPNVILLGGYLNKENHYTSSLNSLKEIDQYEFDIAVIGTSSVNKNGVFVVNHSDAQIEREVVNRTKTVILLAEEYKFKEDRSSPYKVMDCKQADILITDNKLDPQYRKYFKKNIKIREVLEEENIKSK, from the coding sequence ATGCAATCACAAGTTGAAAGACTAGATTTAATTAGACAAAAATTAGATGAGGAAAAAACAATTAGTACACGTGAAATTATGAAATTATGTCATGTCTCTTTTGATACGGCTAGAAGGGATGTAATTAAATTAACCAGCACGGGTCAAGCAATTCGAATCCATGGTGGATTGATGAAAATTAAACAGGGGACAGTGCCTGATTATAATTCTCGTGTCCATGTTTTATCGCCCATAAAGAATAAAATAGCTAAGATGACGGCAAAGTATTTAACAGCTGATAAGCTGATTTATTTAAATGCTTCGACTACTATTTCGCAGCTGTGCCACTATCTTAAGGGCTTAAATGCAACAATCATGACAAATTCAATTGATAATGCTGGTGCCCTAATGATGGATAACTTGCCTAATGTCATCTTACTAGGCGGCTATTTAAATAAAGAGAATCACTATACATCTTCTTTAAATAGTTTAAAAGAAATAGATCAATATGAATTTGATATTGCAGTCATTGGGACGTCATCGGTTAATAAAAATGGCGTTTTTGTAGTTAACCATTCGGATGCACAAATTGAAAGAGAAGTAGTTAATCGAACCAAAACAGTTATTTTACTGGCAGAAGAATATAAATTTAAAGAAGATAGATCTTCTCCATACAAGGTCATGGATTGCAAGCAAGCTGATATTTTGATTACAGATAATAAGCTTGATCCACAGTATCGAAAATATTTTAAAAAGAATATTAAGATTCGTGAAGTACTCGAAGAGGAAAATATAAAAAGTAAGTAA
- a CDS encoding nitroreductase, producing the protein MDFKDVLASEHATRKFTDQRVSEKKVIKVIEEAQRTPSLLNSQPWRIYVAEGEVAKAIRKEYEKKVLAHEEPHEDFASLLKVEWDTFPSKNMATMSETLDYFLCGESYAFDQAQIKLFNAPVIVFLTIPKKSPAWSIFDLGAFSQTLMLAANNRGLSTMPAHAFVKYPDVIRKYLNIPEDESIGIGIGLGYPNKKATINNYKSKRVPLDEVLKIKKDL; encoded by the coding sequence ATGGATTTTAAAGATGTTTTAGCAAGTGAACATGCAACAAGAAAGTTTACTGATCAAAGAGTAAGCGAAAAAAAAGTTATCAAAGTAATCGAAGAGGCACAAAGAACTCCATCATTGTTAAATTCACAACCATGGCGAATTTATGTAGCTGAAGGTGAAGTTGCTAAGGCAATAAGAAAAGAATATGAGAAGAAGGTCTTGGCTCATGAAGAACCACATGAAGATTTTGCTTCATTGCTAAAAGTTGAGTGGGATACATTCCCAAGTAAAAACATGGCAACGATGAGTGAAACTTTAGATTACTTTTTATGTGGTGAATCTTATGCTTTCGATCAAGCTCAAATAAAATTGTTTAACGCTCCTGTGATAGTATTTTTGACTATTCCTAAAAAATCTCCAGCTTGGTCAATTTTTGACTTGGGTGCGTTTTCGCAGACACTGATGTTAGCTGCTAATAATCGTGGCTTAAGCACAATGCCAGCTCATGCTTTCGTTAAGTACCCAGATGTAATAAGAAAGTATTTGAATATTCCAGAAGATGAATCAATTGGAATTGGGATTGGTTTAGGATATCCGAATAAGAAGGCAACAATTAATAATTACAAGTCTAAGCGTGTACCGTTAGATGAAGTTTTAAAGATTAAAAAAGATCTCTAA